The following proteins are encoded in a genomic region of Chryseobacterium cucumeris:
- a CDS encoding efflux RND transporter periplasmic adaptor subunit, with protein MVKKSLMYINLCLILLFVSCQSEKKEKTEAASFNVTSPLIKDTLVNKDYVAQIRSINHIELRAQEKGYIQSIYVDEGQFVQKGQLLFKIMPNLYESDVNRAKAESKYAQIEYQNTKNLSDKNIVAPQEMAMAKARYEKALAELASMNTHLKFTEIRAPFNGIVGKLHVRKGSLVDEGELVTELSDNSKMWVYFNVPEAEYLNQMDAKKDNNPMHVRLRMANGKEFTQDGIVQTIESDFDNETGNIAYRATFPNPKGLLRYGETGNIVITSPYANAMMIPQKATFEELEKKYVYVIGKDGKVHAREIKVAAELPHIYVVASGLGKDDRILLEGLRMVQENQKISSKYQKPEKVMSNLDLYAE; from the coding sequence ATGGTCAAGAAAAGTCTCATGTATATCAACTTGTGCCTTATTCTCTTGTTTGTAAGCTGTCAATCTGAAAAAAAGGAAAAAACAGAAGCAGCGTCATTCAACGTAACAAGCCCGCTTATCAAAGATACTTTGGTGAACAAAGATTATGTTGCGCAAATCCGTTCTATTAATCATATTGAGCTTCGAGCCCAGGAAAAAGGATACATCCAGTCTATTTATGTAGATGAAGGACAGTTTGTACAAAAAGGGCAGCTGCTGTTCAAAATCATGCCTAATCTTTATGAATCTGATGTAAACCGTGCCAAAGCGGAATCCAAATACGCGCAAATCGAATATCAGAATACCAAAAACCTTTCTGACAAAAACATTGTTGCCCCTCAGGAAATGGCTATGGCTAAAGCAAGGTATGAAAAAGCACTGGCCGAACTTGCTTCAATGAATACCCATTTAAAATTTACCGAAATCCGTGCTCCTTTCAATGGAATTGTAGGAAAGCTACACGTACGTAAAGGAAGCCTTGTAGATGAAGGCGAGCTTGTAACTGAACTTTCCGACAACAGCAAAATGTGGGTATATTTCAATGTACCGGAAGCTGAATATCTTAATCAGATGGATGCCAAAAAGGATAATAATCCAATGCATGTACGTTTAAGAATGGCCAATGGCAAAGAGTTTACGCAAGATGGTATTGTACAAACCATAGAGTCTGATTTTGACAATGAAACCGGAAATATCGCTTACAGGGCTACTTTTCCGAACCCGAAGGGACTGCTGAGATACGGAGAAACCGGAAACATCGTTATCACCTCTCCTTATGCCAATGCAATGATGATTCCACAGAAGGCCACTTTCGAAGAGCTGGAAAAGAAATATGTCTATGTGATCGGTAAAGATGGTAAGGTACATGCAAGAGAAATAAAAGTTGCTGCTGAATTACCGCATATTTATGTCGTCGCTTCAGGGCTTGGAAAGGATGACAGAATCCTTTTGGAAGGGCTTAGAATGGTTCAGGAAAACCAGAAGATCAGCTCAAAATACCAAAAGCCTGAAAAAGTAATGTCGAACCTGGATCTGTACGCCGAGTAA
- a CDS encoding efflux RND transporter permease subunit: MFKKVIHRPVFAIVISVVILFMGGIAMKQLPTEQFPKIAPTTVAVSIAYPGASADVLVKSSLITIENAINGVQGMRYITTDATSAGEATVNVVFDPGTDPNEAVVLVKTRVDQVMPLLPELVQKEGVVVNPIQPSMLMYVNLYSTNKSMDEKFLYNYSMVNIIPEINRIHGIAKSQILGSRRYAMRIWLNPDRMRAYDISVDEVMKAIGEQSIIGRPGRIGQSSGIAAQSLEYVLTYKGQYNKPEEYENIIVRSNAEGENVKLKDIAKVELGSEFFDIYSNLDGHPSASIVLKQNYGSNANDVIRDVKAKLAEMKGNFPPGVDYKISYDVSQFLDASIEQVIHTLRDAFILVAIVVFIFLGDWRSTLIPIIAVPVSLIGTFFVIQFFGLTINLVTLFALVLAIGIVVDNAIVVIEAVHAKMEDSNISPYKAVKEVMGEIAGAIIAITAVMVAVFIPISFMTGPVGTFYRQFSITMASSIVISAVVALTLTPVLAAMLLKNHHGKPKKANIFTKALDSFNSGFDKVTGKYASFLRKIVSRKVVTWGILIAFCAGIVMINKVLPGGFIPNEDQGTIYAIIQTPPGSTLEQTNKVSRTLQKICMGVNGVESVSSLAGYEIMTEGRGSNAGTCLINLKSWNDRDHSVKEIMEELEEKSKDLGATIEFFEPPAVPGFGSSGGFSMRLLDLNRTTDYQEFDKANKDFIAQLKKRKELSGVFTFFAANYPQYELVFDNNAAMQKGVSIGKAMDNLNILIGSTYEQGFIRFGQFFKVYVQSSPEFRRLPTDIMNLYVKNDRDEMVPYSAFMTMKKTQGPNEITRYNMYNSAAIRGLPAAGYTTADAIQAINETAAKTLPHGYKVAWEGLSYDEAQRGNEAIYVFLVVLVFVYLVLAAQYESFLIPFAVLCSLPVGVFGSFLLLKAMGLENDIYAQVGLIMIIGLLGKNAVLIVEFAVKRRQAGDSILEAAVEGSKARFRPILMTSFAFIAGLVPLVFARGAGAIGNHTIGASSLGGMLIGTLFGVIVIPGLYYIFAKWSDGKKMIKDEDESPLSEDMIHYE, translated from the coding sequence ATGTTTAAAAAAGTAATACACCGACCGGTTTTCGCCATTGTGATATCGGTTGTGATCCTGTTTATGGGAGGTATCGCCATGAAGCAGCTTCCTACGGAACAGTTTCCAAAAATTGCCCCTACCACAGTAGCCGTTTCTATTGCCTATCCCGGCGCGAGTGCAGATGTATTGGTAAAATCATCTTTAATTACGATTGAAAATGCCATCAATGGAGTTCAGGGAATGCGTTACATCACCACCGATGCCACCAGTGCAGGAGAAGCTACTGTGAACGTTGTCTTCGATCCCGGAACCGATCCGAATGAGGCAGTCGTTCTGGTAAAAACCAGAGTGGACCAGGTAATGCCTTTATTACCGGAACTGGTACAGAAAGAAGGAGTTGTTGTCAACCCGATTCAGCCCAGTATGCTGATGTACGTGAACCTTTACAGCACGAATAAAAGTATGGATGAAAAATTCCTGTACAACTACTCTATGGTGAATATCATCCCGGAAATTAACCGTATCCACGGGATTGCAAAATCGCAGATCCTGGGTAGCCGAAGATATGCCATGCGTATCTGGCTGAACCCTGACCGTATGCGTGCTTATGACATCTCTGTAGATGAGGTGATGAAAGCTATCGGCGAACAAAGTATCATCGGACGCCCGGGGAGAATCGGACAAAGTTCCGGTATTGCAGCACAGTCACTGGAATATGTACTGACTTATAAAGGGCAATACAACAAACCGGAAGAATATGAAAATATTATCGTGCGTTCCAATGCCGAAGGTGAAAATGTGAAACTGAAAGATATTGCCAAGGTAGAGCTTGGAAGTGAATTCTTTGATATTTATTCCAACCTTGACGGGCATCCTTCTGCTTCCATTGTATTGAAACAAAACTACGGAAGTAATGCCAATGACGTGATCAGAGATGTGAAAGCGAAACTGGCAGAAATGAAAGGGAACTTTCCTCCGGGTGTTGATTATAAAATCAGTTATGACGTTTCCCAGTTCCTTGATGCTTCTATTGAACAGGTGATACATACCTTAAGAGATGCATTTATTCTGGTGGCCATTGTAGTTTTCATTTTCCTTGGCGACTGGCGTTCTACGCTGATTCCTATTATTGCCGTGCCGGTTTCTTTGATCGGAACTTTCTTTGTGATCCAATTCTTTGGGTTAACCATCAACCTTGTTACCCTTTTTGCTTTGGTACTGGCGATCGGTATTGTGGTTGACAACGCGATTGTTGTCATTGAGGCTGTTCACGCCAAAATGGAAGACAGTAATATTTCGCCTTATAAAGCAGTAAAAGAAGTGATGGGTGAAATTGCGGGTGCTATTATTGCCATTACAGCCGTGATGGTAGCTGTGTTCATCCCTATTTCATTTATGACGGGTCCGGTGGGAACTTTCTACCGTCAGTTTTCGATTACTATGGCGAGTTCTATTGTTATTTCAGCGGTAGTAGCCCTTACGCTGACTCCTGTTTTAGCCGCAATGTTATTGAAAAACCACCATGGAAAGCCTAAAAAAGCCAATATTTTCACCAAAGCTTTAGACTCATTCAATAGCGGTTTTGATAAAGTAACCGGAAAATATGCTTCATTCCTTAGAAAAATCGTAAGCCGAAAGGTGGTAACATGGGGAATTCTGATTGCTTTCTGTGCCGGAATTGTGATGATCAATAAGGTTCTTCCGGGCGGGTTTATCCCGAATGAAGACCAGGGAACTATCTATGCCATCATCCAGACTCCTCCGGGTTCTACTTTGGAGCAGACGAATAAGGTTTCCAGAACATTGCAGAAAATCTGTATGGGAGTAAACGGTGTGGAATCTGTATCGTCCCTGGCAGGATATGAAATCATGACTGAAGGCCGTGGTTCGAATGCAGGAACATGTCTGATCAACCTTAAAAGCTGGAACGACCGTGATCATTCTGTGAAGGAGATCATGGAAGAACTGGAAGAAAAATCAAAAGACCTTGGAGCTACCATTGAATTTTTTGAACCACCGGCTGTACCGGGATTCGGATCTTCGGGAGGTTTCTCCATGAGATTGCTTGATCTGAACAGAACTACCGATTATCAGGAATTTGATAAAGCCAATAAAGATTTCATCGCACAGCTTAAAAAGCGTAAGGAGCTTTCAGGAGTCTTCACCTTTTTTGCGGCTAATTATCCTCAGTACGAGCTGGTTTTTGATAATAATGCAGCGATGCAGAAAGGAGTTTCTATCGGAAAAGCGATGGACAACCTCAACATTCTGATCGGTAGTACCTATGAACAGGGCTTTATCCGTTTCGGACAGTTCTTTAAAGTATATGTACAGTCGTCCCCGGAATTCAGAAGACTTCCTACAGATATCATGAATCTGTATGTGAAAAATGACCGTGATGAAATGGTGCCTTATTCCGCATTCATGACAATGAAAAAGACACAGGGACCTAATGAAATCACCCGTTACAACATGTACAATTCTGCTGCAATCCGCGGACTTCCGGCTGCAGGGTATACAACGGCAGATGCTATTCAGGCTATCAACGAAACAGCGGCCAAAACACTTCCTCACGGATACAAAGTGGCATGGGAAGGATTGTCTTATGATGAGGCGCAACGTGGTAATGAAGCGATCTATGTATTCCTTGTTGTTTTGGTATTTGTGTATCTGGTTCTGGCGGCACAATATGAAAGTTTCCTTATTCCGTTTGCGGTACTTTGTTCACTCCCAGTCGGAGTTTTCGGATCTTTCTTATTATTAAAAGCGATGGGACTTGAAAATGACATCTACGCACAGGTTGGATTGATCATGATTATCGGATTACTGGGTAAAAACGCAGTGCTTATTGTAGAATTTGCCGTGAAAAGACGTCAGGCAGGAGATTCTATTCTTGAAGCTGCTGTAGAAGGTTCCAAAGCCCGTTTCAGACCGATCCTGATGACTTCTTTTGCCTTTATTGCAGGATTGGTTCCGCTTGTTTTTGCAAGGGGCGCCGGGGCCATCGGAAACCATACTATCGGTGCTTCCTCACTGGGCGGAATGCTGATCGGAACTTTATTCGGAGTGATAGTAATTCCTGGGCTCTACTACATATTTGCCAAGTGGTCTGATGGTAAAAAAATGATTAAAGACGAAGATGAATCTCCATTAAGCGAAGACATGATCCATTATGAATAA
- a CDS encoding cold-shock protein, whose product MQEGTVKFFNEAKGFGFITPADGSKDIFVHSSGLNTRMICENDKVVFDVQKSDKGLNAVNVKLA is encoded by the coding sequence ATGCAAGAAGGCACCGTAAAATTTTTCAATGAAGCAAAGGGCTTCGGTTTTATTACTCCGGCAGACGGAAGTAAAGATATATTTGTACATTCTTCAGGATTAAACACAAGAATGATTTGCGAAAACGATAAAGTAGTTTTTGATGTACAAAAAAGCGATAAAGGTTTAAATGCTGTTAACGTAAAGTTAGCATAA
- a CDS encoding beta-1,6-N-acetylglucosaminyltransferase, translating into MQTSSPIPQPSPRILESHSGPHVRIAYFIMIHHKPEVFKNMFEKIYTRDQFYLIHIDKKAKQEFIEEIQLYIVHFPNVYILDSMNIVSGGFNIVQAELNAMEFLLNASKEWDYFINLSGEDYPLKSQNIIRKFLTINKGRNYLFYYDQKFYRPDTLKRIQNHFTELAYMISSFIYKRSFMKDVIPYIGGKWFMFTRETCLFLTNNKMVMDFEDYYLHTFLPADSFFQTVLMNTSFNDIIVNDDKRAVLETSFFQNTQNTFNYIQSLKSGNQLFIRKVNKKTDESIRQYIEESYLTPLPYVNEIERELKRDNRQNN; encoded by the coding sequence ATGCAAACTTCTTCCCCCATCCCCCAACCTTCTCCCAGAATATTAGAATCCCATTCTGGCCCACATGTAAGAATTGCTTATTTCATTATGATACATCATAAACCTGAAGTATTTAAAAACATGTTTGAGAAAATCTATACAAGGGATCAGTTTTATCTTATCCATATTGATAAAAAAGCGAAACAAGAGTTCATTGAAGAAATACAACTTTATATCGTTCATTTTCCCAATGTCTATATTCTGGACAGTATGAATATAGTTTCGGGAGGTTTCAACATCGTTCAGGCAGAATTGAACGCTATGGAATTTCTCCTGAATGCAAGTAAAGAATGGGATTATTTTATCAATCTGAGCGGTGAAGATTATCCACTGAAATCACAAAATATTATCCGTAAATTTCTTACCATCAATAAAGGCAGGAATTATCTTTTTTATTATGATCAGAAGTTTTACAGACCCGACACGCTGAAAAGAATACAAAATCACTTTACGGAATTGGCTTATATGATCTCGTCTTTCATCTACAAACGATCTTTTATGAAAGATGTGATTCCTTATATAGGTGGTAAATGGTTTATGTTTACAAGAGAAACCTGCTTATTTTTAACCAACAACAAAATGGTAATGGATTTTGAAGACTATTATCTTCATACTTTTTTACCTGCAGATTCATTTTTTCAGACTGTTCTTATGAACACATCATTCAATGATATTATCGTCAATGATGATAAAAGAGCAGTACTTGAGACCTCCTTTTTTCAAAATACACAGAATACATTCAATTATATTCAATCATTAAAATCCGGTAATCAGCTTTTCATCAGGAAGGTTAACAAAAAAACGGATGAAAGTATCAGACAATATATTGAAGAAAGTTACCTTACTCCCCTTCCCTATGTGAATGAAATTGAAAGGGAGCTGAAAAGAGATAATCGTCAAAACAACTGA
- a CDS encoding winged helix-turn-helix domain-containing protein: protein MEKKLASGQLKLATLDSQGLTQHAPFGTGKDAVLKALEHLGYIQIDTLSMVERAHHHTLWTRIPDFHADYLEELVEERKVFEYWFHAASYLPMQDFRYVLPQMLMIKRGESRYYNADHRVMEYVRDTIRNEGPKRARDFENESHKTGSWWNWKPAKLALERLFMQGDLMISGRVGMQKTYDLTERVLPSSIDTTEPTPLEFAEYLVKTNLRAYGFTTLKQITHLRKGNDVKKDVNKVLQTMLEEGLISQVKTEGLSSVFMLNHVLEKTFDPGNSNIWLLSPFDNAIIHRDRIKQIFDFDFRLECYTPKEKRQYGYFCLPILFGDQFIGRVDCKAHRKEKKLELIHLHIENNTVDIGLWLKPFVETVKRFAVFNGCESLALTKVSPPKLSTSVKKELSKAKFKK from the coding sequence ATGGAAAAGAAGTTGGCATCAGGACAATTGAAACTTGCAACACTGGATAGCCAGGGATTAACGCAACACGCGCCTTTCGGAACCGGAAAAGATGCGGTTCTTAAGGCTTTGGAGCACCTTGGATATATACAGATCGATACTTTATCTATGGTGGAGCGTGCTCATCATCATACTCTCTGGACAAGAATCCCTGATTTTCATGCAGATTATCTGGAGGAACTGGTAGAAGAACGTAAGGTATTTGAGTACTGGTTTCATGCTGCGTCTTATCTTCCTATGCAGGATTTCCGGTATGTTTTGCCTCAGATGCTGATGATTAAAAGAGGAGAATCCCGTTACTACAATGCTGATCACAGGGTAATGGAATATGTGAGAGACACCATTCGTAACGAAGGCCCTAAAAGAGCGAGAGATTTTGAAAATGAAAGCCATAAGACAGGAAGCTGGTGGAACTGGAAACCTGCCAAGCTGGCTCTTGAAAGACTTTTCATGCAGGGAGACCTGATGATAAGCGGACGTGTGGGAATGCAGAAAACATATGATCTCACCGAGAGGGTTTTACCTTCTTCTATTGATACTACAGAACCTACTCCACTTGAGTTTGCAGAATATCTGGTAAAAACCAATCTGAGAGCTTATGGATTTACTACATTAAAGCAGATCACACACCTTCGGAAGGGAAATGATGTAAAGAAAGATGTCAATAAGGTCTTGCAGACAATGCTTGAAGAAGGATTGATATCTCAGGTGAAAACAGAAGGATTATCTTCTGTCTTTATGCTGAACCATGTTCTTGAAAAGACATTTGATCCCGGAAATTCCAATATCTGGCTTTTGTCTCCGTTTGATAACGCTATTATCCATCGGGACAGAATCAAACAGATCTTTGATTTTGATTTCCGCCTGGAATGCTATACTCCAAAAGAAAAAAGACAATACGGCTATTTCTGTTTACCCATACTGTTTGGGGATCAGTTTATCGGAAGGGTTGACTGTAAAGCGCATAGAAAGGAAAAAAAACTGGAGCTTATTCATCTGCATATTGAAAACAATACTGTAGACATAGGGTTATGGCTAAAACCTTTCGTAGAAACCGTAAAACGTTTTGCTGTTTTCAATGGCTGTGAGTCTTTGGCTCTGACTAAAGTAAGTCCGCCAAAGTTGAGTACATCTGTAAAAAAAGAATTATCCAAAGCAAAGTTTAAAAAGTAA
- a CDS encoding adenosine kinase: MMKKYLIYISLFGAPLFWGQGKVTEKSAYQQKLALSETENALMAFDADIKLSDEEIALDKKLFQIRKQFLSDSEAKKISLYNSSFNELKPLIESSKLFEILQTMPKGGLLHTHSGGITDVKWIISAARKYEECYVYDQKDNNQFIFGQLAFFEKGKVPAGFVNLDKKLTSNPGFEKELQDLLTLKRDSLCSYTDYWIEFEKRFKRISLLLPYRPFFKAYYLKGFQDLIKDNVQHVEIRYIFDELYDFQHGKYPLKTSVTDLQDILKEVHQSDPQFTLKLIYSSFKFLDNESIGKQLETAFKMKKEFPDMISGFDLVADEAAGHHISFFEKSWAKMNELSTKYKVELPLFLHAGESNSMLNTNVLDVAPLNNKRIGHGLNLIYFPKTMDQIRKQDKLVEVSPISNQILGYVSDLRNHPARVLLSNGVQCSISSDDPSVYGYTGLSYDFWVTQVYWELDVKALKKLVFNSINYSSMNDNEKTKAAAYLNQQWNDFVQKTNQKLN, from the coding sequence ATGATGAAAAAATACCTTATATATATATCACTTTTTGGAGCACCCTTATTTTGGGGGCAAGGTAAAGTGACCGAAAAATCTGCATACCAACAGAAACTGGCATTATCAGAGACAGAAAATGCATTAATGGCATTTGATGCTGATATAAAATTGTCCGATGAAGAAATCGCTTTGGATAAAAAACTATTCCAGATTCGTAAACAGTTTCTCAGTGATTCGGAAGCAAAGAAAATATCTTTATATAACAGCTCTTTTAATGAATTAAAACCATTAATAGAAAGCAGCAAGCTGTTTGAAATTCTTCAGACAATGCCGAAAGGAGGTTTGCTGCATACCCACAGCGGTGGAATAACAGATGTGAAATGGATCATTTCAGCTGCAAGGAAATATGAGGAATGTTATGTTTACGATCAGAAAGACAACAATCAGTTCATTTTCGGACAGCTGGCCTTTTTTGAAAAAGGAAAAGTCCCGGCCGGATTTGTAAACCTTGATAAAAAGCTTACTTCGAACCCTGGTTTTGAAAAAGAACTGCAGGATCTTCTTACGCTGAAACGTGATAGCCTTTGCTCTTATACAGATTATTGGATTGAATTTGAAAAACGTTTTAAACGTATCAGTTTACTGCTTCCATACCGTCCTTTCTTTAAAGCATATTATCTGAAAGGATTTCAGGATTTGATCAAAGACAACGTACAGCACGTAGAAATCAGATATATCTTTGATGAGCTTTATGATTTTCAGCATGGAAAATATCCTTTGAAAACTTCTGTCACAGATCTGCAGGACATTCTTAAAGAAGTACACCAGTCAGATCCGCAGTTTACCCTGAAACTGATCTATTCAAGCTTTAAATTCCTCGATAATGAAAGTATCGGGAAACAGCTGGAAACGGCATTTAAAATGAAGAAAGAATTTCCGGATATGATCTCAGGCTTTGACCTTGTAGCGGATGAAGCAGCAGGTCATCATATCAGTTTTTTTGAAAAAAGCTGGGCAAAAATGAATGAACTTAGTACAAAGTATAAGGTAGAGCTGCCTCTTTTCCTTCATGCCGGAGAAAGCAATTCTATGTTGAATACAAATGTTCTGGATGTAGCACCGCTCAATAATAAAAGAATCGGTCATGGACTGAATCTCATCTATTTTCCAAAAACCATGGATCAGATCAGAAAACAGGATAAATTGGTGGAAGTGAGCCCGATCAGTAATCAGATCTTAGGATATGTAAGTGATCTGAGGAATCATCCGGCAAGAGTTTTATTAAGTAACGGAGTACAGTGTTCCATCAGCAGTGATGACCCTTCTGTCTATGGATATACCGGTCTCAGCTATGATTTCTGGGTAACACAGGTGTATTGGGAGCTGGATGTGAAAGCCCTGAAAAAACTGGTTTTCAATTCTATTAATTATTCTTCTATGAATGATAATGAGAAAACGAAAGCTGCAGCTTACCTGAACCAGCAGTGGAATGATTTTGTTCAGAAAACAAATCAGAAATTAAATTAA
- a CDS encoding DEAD/DEAH box helicase yields the protein MSRKEFSFVYHYNTPIQILFSRFVCKIPESGIIMNFKNLNLINPIIRAVTEAGYSRPTEIQYTVIPHILAGRDIIGSAQKGAGKTGAFAMPILQLLKRQTPDHKEIRTLILTPTRELAIQIEENLKIYSKYLPLSQLSIYEGVSIGSQLAALRKRVDILVATPGGLLDVENQRHIDLSKIELFVLDDADRMLEMGFINDIKKILNLVSHKRQNMLFSATMPGSLKYFAKTILNNPVEIITDPASSIPQMVKRPDLKNIQPMMGNTIPVRIS from the coding sequence ATGAGCAGAAAAGAATTCTCTTTTGTGTATCATTATAATACTCCAATTCAAATTCTGTTCAGCAGGTTTGTTTGTAAAATACCGGAATCCGGAATTATAATGAATTTTAAAAATTTAAATCTGATCAATCCTATTATCCGTGCGGTGACAGAAGCAGGATATTCCAGGCCTACTGAGATACAGTATACTGTGATTCCTCATATTTTAGCAGGAAGAGACATTATAGGATCTGCACAAAAAGGTGCCGGGAAAACAGGTGCTTTTGCTATGCCTATTCTGCAGCTGCTGAAAAGACAAACTCCGGATCATAAAGAAATACGGACTTTAATCCTTACTCCAACAAGAGAATTGGCAATACAGATAGAAGAAAATTTAAAAATTTACAGTAAGTACCTGCCATTATCCCAGCTTTCTATTTATGAGGGCGTTTCCATTGGAAGCCAGCTTGCAGCACTCCGAAAAAGGGTAGATATTCTTGTAGCAACACCTGGAGGACTGCTTGATGTAGAAAATCAGAGACATATCGATCTTTCTAAAATTGAGTTATTTGTTTTGGATGATGCAGATAGGATGCTTGAAATGGGATTCATTAATGATATAAAAAAAATATTGAATCTGGTTTCCCATAAAAGACAAAACATGCTTTTTTCTGCAACAATGCCGGGAAGTTTAAAATATTTTGCCAAAACAATTCTGAATAATCCCGTAGAGATTATTACAGATCCGGCTTCTTCAATACCCCAGATGGTAAAGCGCCCGGACCTTAAAAATATTCAACCAATGATGGGAAATACAATACCTGTCAGAATATCTTAA